One genomic region from Stackebrandtia nassauensis DSM 44728 encodes:
- a CDS encoding helix-turn-helix transcriptional regulator, whose translation MLPTSARLLKLLSLLQTHREWSGTDLAERLEIDVRTVRRDVSKLRTLGYPVNAAPGVAGGYQLGAGAKMPPLLLDDEEAVAVAMGLRTAASGSISGIEESSVRALTKLEQVLPPRLRTRVNAMQTVTVSTASSNDPVDAEALTIIATAARDRERMRFEYRTHDGSESIRNVEPHRLVHTGRRWYLQAFDIDREDWRSFRVDRMRPRTPTGPSFEAREIPEFGVDRFAIWKGQRYQARYTLHAPVAQMAEQIPERYGMLEAIDDETCTLYTGSNWLDGLAMWLVNLGVDFEIHEPPELVEYLRQMNTRLARALA comes from the coding sequence ATGCTTCCCACATCAGCGCGACTGCTCAAACTGCTGTCGCTACTACAGACCCATCGCGAATGGTCCGGCACCGACCTGGCCGAACGCCTCGAGATCGACGTGCGCACCGTCCGCCGCGACGTCAGCAAACTGCGCACCCTCGGCTACCCCGTCAACGCCGCCCCCGGCGTGGCGGGCGGCTACCAGCTGGGCGCGGGCGCCAAGATGCCGCCGCTGCTGCTCGACGACGAGGAGGCGGTGGCCGTGGCCATGGGGCTGCGCACCGCCGCCAGCGGCTCCATCTCCGGCATCGAGGAGAGCTCGGTGCGGGCGTTGACCAAACTGGAACAGGTGCTGCCGCCCCGGCTGCGCACCCGCGTCAACGCCATGCAGACCGTCACCGTCTCGACGGCGTCCAGCAACGACCCCGTGGACGCCGAGGCGCTGACGATCATCGCCACCGCCGCCCGCGACCGGGAACGGATGCGCTTCGAATACCGCACCCACGACGGCTCGGAGTCCATCCGCAACGTCGAGCCCCACCGGCTGGTCCACACCGGACGACGCTGGTATCTACAGGCCTTCGACATCGACCGCGAGGACTGGCGCAGCTTCCGGGTCGACCGGATGCGGCCACGCACCCCCACCGGCCCGTCCTTCGAGGCCCGCGAGATACCCGAGTTCGGTGTGGACAGGTTCGCGATCTGGAAGGGCCAGCGCTACCAGGCCCGCTACACCCTGCACGCCCCCGTCGCCCAGATGGCCGAACAGATCCCGGAACGCTACGGGATGCTGGAGGCCATCGACGACGAGACCTGCACCCTGTACACCGGCTCCAACTGGCTGGACGGGCTGGCGATGTGGCTGGTGAACCTCGGCGTCGACTTCGAGATCCACGAACCACCCGAGCTGGTGGAATACCTGCGGCAGATGAACACCCGGCTGGCGCGGGCACTCGCCTGA
- a CDS encoding DUF6346 domain-containing protein, whose translation MSSNRRGPSAFLLLLVGIAALATGWTAMNYRGGVSDKEDLSNRDKATATVVGCEQDGPVSVSGVGYWWNCDVDITTKDGETTRQSLPGSRFEPADKGKKFEMVAGGFGASSWVRTDVPANNLATTITAAGLLVGVGCLVVGLHRLVKRR comes from the coding sequence ATGTCCTCCAACCGTCGCGGTCCCTCGGCCTTCCTGCTGCTGCTCGTGGGCATCGCCGCGCTGGCCACCGGCTGGACGGCCATGAACTACCGCGGCGGCGTCTCCGACAAGGAGGACCTGTCCAACCGGGACAAGGCCACCGCCACCGTCGTCGGCTGCGAACAGGACGGACCGGTCAGCGTCTCCGGCGTCGGCTACTGGTGGAACTGCGACGTCGACATCACCACCAAGGACGGCGAGACCACCCGGCAGTCACTGCCCGGCTCCCGGTTCGAACCCGCCGACAAGGGCAAGAAGTTCGAGATGGTCGCGGGCGGATTCGGCGCGTCCAGCTGGGTGCGCACCGACGTACCCGCCAACAACCTGGCCACGACGATCACCGCCGCCGGGCTGCTCGTCGGCGTCGGCTGCCTCGTCGTCGGCCTGCACCGACTGGTCAAACGCCGCTGA
- a CDS encoding dihydrofolate reductase family protein gives MSEVRVHNFSISLDGFGTGDVQSADAPFGHAGERLHEWMFATRFWDKTGGSLGADNAFADRNSVGIGAEIMGAGKFGPPGWQDDADWKGWWGPNPPFHSPVIVLTHRPRPAIEMEGGTTFHFLDATPAEAIEQAKTAADGKDVRIGGGATVIRDCVAAGLVDHMHLVQVPIVLGRGVRVWDGLEALEDSFDIEATSTPSGVTHLTFTKRR, from the coding sequence ATGTCCGAAGTTCGGGTCCACAATTTCTCGATCTCGCTCGACGGTTTCGGCACCGGCGACGTCCAGTCGGCCGACGCGCCGTTCGGGCACGCCGGTGAACGGCTGCACGAGTGGATGTTCGCCACCCGGTTCTGGGACAAGACCGGCGGCAGCCTCGGGGCCGACAACGCGTTCGCCGACCGGAACTCCGTCGGCATCGGCGCCGAGATCATGGGCGCCGGAAAGTTCGGCCCGCCCGGCTGGCAGGACGACGCCGACTGGAAGGGCTGGTGGGGCCCCAACCCGCCGTTCCACAGCCCGGTCATCGTCCTCACCCACCGCCCCCGGCCCGCCATCGAGATGGAGGGCGGCACCACCTTCCACTTCCTCGACGCCACCCCCGCCGAAGCCATCGAGCAGGCCAAGACCGCGGCCGACGGCAAGGACGTGCGCATCGGCGGTGGCGCCACCGTCATCCGCGACTGCGTCGCCGCGGGACTCGTCGACCACATGCACCTGGTGCAGGTGCCCATCGTGCTGGGCCGGGGCGTGCGCGTGTGGGACGGTCTGGAGGCACTGGAGGACAGCTTCGACATCGAGGCCACCTCGACGCCCAGCGGCGTCACCCACCTGACCTTCACCAAGCGCCGGTGA
- a CDS encoding DUF4870 domain-containing protein codes for MTYPQDPYGQQSGYGQQPGYGQPPPDYGYVVPPMAAASPLPDGQLTHQDLKDGATAHYLALLGIIGPVIWLVSTSNKSAFVRANTYSALNFAISLAIYNVAVLIIGFVLGFVIGLLVGAVWIIGVMLLLWVIVGLGLIIWYLVACLQGATTAKRGQVHEYKGAFKFLKP; via the coding sequence GTGACATATCCCCAGGACCCTTACGGCCAGCAGTCCGGGTACGGGCAGCAGCCCGGTTACGGACAACCACCGCCGGACTACGGTTACGTGGTGCCGCCGATGGCCGCGGCGTCACCCCTGCCGGACGGGCAGCTGACCCACCAGGACCTCAAGGACGGCGCGACCGCGCACTACCTGGCGCTGTTGGGAATCATCGGGCCGGTCATCTGGCTGGTGTCCACCAGCAACAAGTCGGCGTTCGTGCGCGCCAACACCTACTCGGCGCTGAACTTCGCGATCAGCCTGGCCATCTACAACGTGGCCGTCCTGATCATCGGCTTCGTCCTCGGTTTCGTCATCGGCCTGCTGGTCGGCGCGGTCTGGATCATCGGCGTCATGTTGCTGCTGTGGGTGATCGTGGGACTGGGCCTGATCATCTGGTACCTGGTCGCCTGTCTACAGGGCGCGACGACGGCGAAACGCGGCCAGGTGCACGAATACAAGGGCGCGTTCAAGTTCCTCAAGCCCTAG
- the hemW gene encoding radical SAM family heme chaperone HemW produces the protein MARTVVRVPSALPDGEAAPDDGALPDSALKSARSHDFGIYVHIPFCASRCGYCDFNTYTAAELGSGVSRESFPRLLEAEIDLAARVLGDVPRPISTIFFGGGTPSLLPASELTGIVAKLESTFGLTPDAEITTEANPESVDPEYFRQLRAGGFTRVSLGMQSTARRVLAVLERGHTPGRALDAAREAREAGFEHVNLDLIYGTPGETAEDFEASLRAAVDTGADHVSAYSLIVEDGTRLAGQVRRGDIPAPSDDEAADRYLAAERVLGEAGFEWYEVSNWARSEAARCRHNLLYWRGGDWWGLGPGAHSHVGGVRWWNVKHPARYGQRLTDGLSPAQGRELLTPPQRHMEDVLLGVRLADGLALCALDADGQRNARKAAAEGLLDPAALAADRVRLTLRGRLLADAVVRDLVP, from the coding sequence ATGGCTCGTACCGTAGTACGCGTGCCTTCCGCTCTGCCCGACGGTGAAGCCGCTCCCGACGACGGAGCGCTGCCCGACTCTGCCCTGAAATCCGCCCGGAGCCACGATTTCGGGATCTACGTGCACATTCCGTTCTGCGCCTCCCGGTGCGGCTACTGCGATTTCAACACCTACACGGCGGCCGAACTCGGTTCGGGCGTCAGCCGCGAGTCCTTCCCGCGGTTGCTGGAGGCCGAGATCGATCTGGCCGCAAGGGTTCTGGGCGACGTGCCGAGGCCGATCTCGACGATCTTCTTCGGCGGCGGCACCCCGAGCCTGCTGCCCGCGTCGGAGCTGACCGGGATCGTGGCGAAACTGGAGTCGACCTTCGGGCTGACGCCGGACGCCGAGATCACCACCGAGGCCAACCCCGAGTCGGTGGACCCCGAGTACTTCCGCCAACTGCGCGCGGGCGGGTTCACCCGAGTGTCGCTGGGCATGCAGTCCACCGCGCGGCGGGTGCTGGCGGTGCTGGAGCGGGGCCACACTCCCGGCCGGGCCCTGGACGCCGCGCGCGAGGCCCGCGAGGCCGGGTTCGAGCACGTCAACCTGGACCTCATCTACGGCACCCCCGGCGAGACCGCCGAGGACTTCGAGGCCAGCCTGCGCGCGGCCGTCGACACCGGCGCCGACCACGTCTCGGCCTATTCGCTGATCGTCGAGGACGGCACCCGGCTGGCCGGGCAGGTGCGGCGCGGCGACATCCCCGCGCCCAGCGACGACGAGGCCGCCGACCGGTACCTGGCGGCCGAACGCGTCCTCGGCGAGGCCGGATTCGAGTGGTACGAGGTGTCCAACTGGGCCCGCTCCGAGGCCGCGCGCTGCCGCCACAACCTGCTGTACTGGCGCGGCGGCGACTGGTGGGGACTGGGGCCGGGAGCCCACAGCCACGTCGGCGGCGTGCGCTGGTGGAACGTCAAACACCCGGCCCGCTACGGGCAGCGCCTGACCGACGGACTGTCCCCGGCGCAGGGCCGTGAACTGCTCACCCCGCCGCAGCGGCACATGGAGGACGTCCTGCTGGGCGTGCGGCTGGCCGACGGCCTGGCACTGTGCGCGCTGGACGCCGACGGACAGCGCAACGCCCGCAAGGCCGCGGCGGAGGGACTGCTGGATCCGGCGGCGCTGGCCGCCGATCGCGTCCGGCTCACGCTGCGGGGCCGGCTGCTGGCCGACGCGGTCGTGCGCGACCTGGTGCCCTAG
- a CDS encoding enoyl-CoA hydratase-related protein, producing the protein MPDDTNDDLVTYAVDRGVATVCLNSDANRNALSTPLMRQLLAHLETAAGDDDVRVVVLGHTGRVFCSGADLKETAAAREAGEVPAAMLTDVLAALWEFEKPVIARVSGPARAGGIGLIAAADIAVCAAEATFAFTEVRLGVIPAVISATVLPRLRPRDAAELYLTGTVFDGRRAETIGLVTRAVPAVDVNIAVAGYAEDLLKGAPGALAGAKRLLRRGEGGIRAELDELAKTSAHFFLSEEGREGVAAFAEKRDPNWMP; encoded by the coding sequence ATGCCTGACGACACAAACGACGACTTGGTCACCTACGCCGTCGACCGTGGTGTGGCCACTGTTTGCCTCAACAGCGACGCCAACCGCAACGCGCTGTCGACCCCGCTGATGCGGCAGCTGCTGGCTCACCTGGAGACGGCCGCCGGTGATGACGACGTCCGGGTGGTGGTGCTGGGGCACACCGGCCGGGTGTTCTGTTCCGGTGCCGATCTGAAGGAGACCGCCGCGGCCCGCGAGGCCGGTGAGGTTCCGGCGGCGATGTTGACCGACGTGCTGGCCGCGCTGTGGGAGTTCGAGAAACCGGTGATCGCGCGGGTGTCGGGTCCGGCCCGCGCCGGCGGCATCGGTTTGATCGCCGCCGCCGACATCGCGGTGTGCGCCGCCGAGGCGACCTTCGCGTTCACCGAGGTGCGGCTGGGCGTGATCCCGGCGGTCATCTCGGCGACGGTGCTGCCCCGGCTGCGTCCCCGCGACGCCGCCGAGCTGTATCTGACCGGCACCGTCTTCGACGGCCGTCGCGCCGAGACGATCGGGCTGGTGACCCGCGCGGTCCCGGCCGTCGACGTGAACATCGCGGTGGCCGGTTACGCCGAGGACCTGCTCAAGGGCGCGCCGGGCGCGCTGGCCGGTGCCAAGCGGCTGCTGCGGCGCGGTGAGGGCGGTATCCGGGCCGAACTGGACGAGCTGGCCAAGACCTCGGCGCATTTCTTCCTGTCCGAGGAGGGCCGGGAAGGGGTCGCGGCCTTCGCCGAGAAACGCGATCCGAACTGGATGCCGTGA
- the hrcA gene encoding heat-inducible transcriptional repressor HrcA, with protein sequence MTMDDRKLDVLRAIIEDYVTTKEPVGSKSLVHRHALGVSSATIRNDMAVLEEEGYIRQPHTSAGRVPTNRGYRLFVDRLSKIKPLTAAERRAVHRFLDDAVDLNDVVHRTVRLLAQLTRQVAVVQYPSLSRSSVRHLELVPLVANRLMLVMITDTGRVEQRVVDLPEDLPEEDVLTLRTQINDKLVGIRLTETPTQVRTLVEEASPQLRPAMTALSTVLLETLVERGEERIAVAGTASLTLHAVDFAGSLRPILEALEEEVVLLKLLGEIDSGSTLNICIGEENKIAGLDGTSVVSTGYGPAGSVVGGLGVVGPTRMDYPGTIAAVRTVARYVSQILAQN encoded by the coding sequence ATGACCATGGACGATCGCAAACTCGACGTTCTGCGGGCCATCATCGAGGACTACGTGACGACGAAGGAACCCGTCGGCAGCAAATCGCTGGTGCACCGGCACGCGCTCGGGGTCTCCTCGGCGACCATTCGCAATGACATGGCCGTGCTCGAGGAGGAGGGCTACATCCGCCAGCCCCACACGAGCGCCGGTCGGGTGCCGACCAACCGGGGCTACCGGTTGTTCGTCGACCGGCTCAGCAAGATCAAACCGTTGACGGCCGCCGAACGGCGCGCCGTGCACCGGTTCCTCGACGACGCCGTCGACCTCAACGACGTGGTGCACCGGACGGTGCGGCTGCTGGCACAGCTGACCCGCCAGGTCGCCGTCGTCCAGTACCCGAGCCTGTCGCGCAGCAGCGTCCGGCACCTGGAACTGGTGCCGCTGGTCGCCAACCGGCTGATGCTGGTGATGATCACCGACACCGGCCGGGTCGAGCAACGCGTGGTGGATCTGCCCGAGGATCTGCCCGAAGAGGACGTCCTGACGCTGCGCACCCAGATCAACGACAAACTGGTGGGCATCCGGCTCACCGAGACCCCCACCCAGGTACGCACCCTGGTGGAGGAGGCCTCACCGCAGCTGCGGCCCGCGATGACCGCGCTGTCGACGGTGCTGCTGGAGACCCTGGTGGAACGCGGCGAGGAACGCATCGCGGTGGCCGGGACGGCCAGCCTGACGCTGCACGCCGTCGACTTCGCCGGTTCGCTGCGGCCGATCCTGGAGGCACTGGAGGAAGAAGTCGTCCTGCTGAAGCTGCTGGGCGAGATCGACTCGGGCTCCACCCTGAACATCTGCATCGGGGAGGAGAACAAGATCGCGGGACTGGACGGCACCTCCGTGGTGAGCACCGGGTATGGTCCCGCTGGTTCGGTCGTGGGCGGCCTGGGCGTCGTCGGACCGACGAGGATGGACTACCCCGGTACGATCGCCGCGGTGCGGACGGTGGCGAGGTATGTCAGCCAGATCCTCGCGCAGAACTGA
- a CDS encoding LysR family transcriptional regulator: MLNLIQLKVLAAVARHGSVTDAAKELHYSQPSVSHYLARLETATGAKLVQRVGRGIRLTPDGQLLADRAAEILGRVDAATTELAARIGLQTGRVRLAANASTLSTIVPTAAAALAEAHPGLELGLFDSHPAESFQLLRSGQLDVALTFLSAHTPMRDDGFRLVHIGDDSINLISRQADDSVANHRDSAWIGGCEWCQNELTTVCQHEGFAPRVGSVSDDMVVVQALVAAGNGVTTLPGLALRAHRRPDVHATELTGFPRRIYAATYGDPPDPPAVAAVVTALAEAAASMGLVRKMTA, translated from the coding sequence GTGCTCAATCTGATCCAGCTCAAGGTGCTGGCGGCGGTGGCGCGGCACGGGTCAGTGACCGACGCCGCCAAGGAGCTGCACTATTCGCAGCCGTCGGTGAGCCATTACCTGGCTCGCCTGGAGACGGCCACCGGCGCCAAGCTGGTGCAGCGCGTCGGTCGCGGCATCCGCCTGACCCCGGACGGGCAACTGTTGGCCGACCGGGCCGCCGAGATCCTCGGCCGGGTCGACGCGGCCACCACCGAGCTGGCGGCACGGATCGGTCTACAGACCGGACGGGTGCGGCTGGCCGCCAACGCCTCGACGCTGAGCACGATCGTCCCGACGGCCGCCGCCGCCCTGGCCGAGGCGCATCCGGGACTCGAACTGGGCCTGTTCGACAGCCACCCCGCCGAGTCGTTCCAGCTGCTGCGGAGCGGCCAGCTCGACGTCGCGCTCACCTTCCTCTCCGCCCACACCCCGATGCGGGACGACGGTTTTCGGCTGGTCCACATCGGCGACGACTCCATCAACCTCATCAGCCGACAGGCCGACGACAGCGTCGCCAACCACCGTGACTCCGCCTGGATCGGCGGCTGCGAATGGTGTCAGAACGAGCTGACCACCGTGTGCCAGCACGAGGGCTTCGCCCCGCGCGTCGGTTCGGTCAGCGACGACATGGTCGTCGTGCAGGCGCTCGTGGCGGCGGGCAACGGCGTCACGACCCTTCCGGGACTCGCGCTGCGAGCCCACCGTCGACCCGATGTCCACGCCACCGAACTCACCGGCTTCCCGCGCCGGATCTACGCCGCCACCTACGGCGATCCACCCGACCCGCCCGCCGTGGCCGCCGTGGTGACGGCGCTGGCCGAGGCCGCCGCGTCGATGGGGCTGGTCCGTAAGATGACGGCATGA
- the dnaJ gene encoding molecular chaperone DnaJ: MARDYYDILGVSRDATPDDLKKAYRKLAREFHPDVNSSPEAQEKFKDINAAFEVLSDPQKRQIVDMGGDPLAPGGGGAGPGGPGGAGPFMGFQDIMDAFFSGGGMGGASRGPRPRRRPGADALLRLDLELSEAAFGMESPITVDTAVVCSVCEGSGAADDSQPETCDTCNGAGEVQSVQRTILGQVVTARPCPSCSGYGTVIPKPCGKCGGDGRVRTRRKLTVKIPSGVEDGMRIRLAGQGEVGPGGGPAGDLYVEIHEKPHDVFTREGDDLHCKVKLPMTAAALGTRLTVDTLDGQESVDVHAGTQPGSTLRIRGAGVPRLRGGDQRGDLYVHLDIRTPTKLDAEQERLLHQLAELRDEEIVEPARGNGFFSRMRDAFNGHA; encoded by the coding sequence GTGGCAAGGGACTATTACGACATCCTCGGCGTTTCACGCGACGCCACTCCGGACGACCTGAAGAAGGCGTACCGCAAACTGGCCCGCGAGTTCCACCCGGATGTGAACTCGAGCCCGGAAGCGCAGGAGAAGTTCAAGGACATCAACGCCGCCTTCGAGGTGTTGTCGGATCCGCAGAAGCGCCAGATCGTCGACATGGGCGGCGATCCACTGGCACCGGGCGGAGGCGGTGCCGGTCCGGGCGGGCCCGGTGGCGCCGGTCCGTTCATGGGCTTCCAGGACATCATGGACGCGTTCTTCTCCGGTGGCGGCATGGGCGGCGCCAGCCGTGGCCCGCGCCCCCGGCGGCGTCCGGGTGCCGACGCGCTGCTGCGACTCGACCTGGAGCTCAGCGAGGCCGCGTTCGGCATGGAATCGCCGATCACCGTCGACACCGCCGTGGTGTGCAGCGTGTGCGAGGGCTCGGGAGCCGCCGACGACTCCCAACCCGAAACCTGCGACACCTGTAACGGCGCCGGTGAGGTCCAAAGCGTCCAGCGCACCATCCTGGGCCAGGTCGTCACGGCCCGGCCCTGCCCCTCGTGCAGCGGCTACGGCACCGTCATCCCCAAGCCCTGCGGCAAGTGCGGCGGCGACGGCCGGGTCCGCACCCGCCGCAAGCTGACCGTCAAGATCCCCTCGGGCGTCGAGGACGGCATGCGCATCCGGCTGGCGGGTCAGGGCGAGGTCGGCCCCGGCGGCGGTCCCGCCGGCGACCTGTACGTCGAGATCCACGAGAAGCCCCACGACGTCTTCACCCGCGAGGGCGACGACCTGCACTGCAAGGTCAAACTCCCGATGACCGCCGCCGCTCTGGGCACCAGGCTGACCGTCGACACCCTGGACGGACAGGAGTCGGTCGACGTCCACGCGGGCACCCAACCGGGCTCCACGCTGCGCATCCGGGGCGCGGGCGTCCCGCGCCTGCGCGGCGGCGACCAGCGCGGCGACCTGTACGTCCACCTCGACATCCGCACCCCGACCAAGCTGGACGCCGAGCAGGAACGCCTGCTGCACCAGCTGGCCGAGCTGCGGGACGAGGAGATCGTGGAACCGGCTCGCGGCAACGGCTTCTTCTCCCGGATGCGCGACGCCTTCAACGGTCACGCCTGA
- a CDS encoding MFS transporter, translating into MTVIEAPERPQTLTEPATAAEPAPYRWRWAALSVIMAGSAMELLDSSVTSVAGPTMQRDLGGGAGLIQWLTAAYTLAMVGGLLIGARLGDIFGRRRMFLLGAVGFTITSLAVAVSVSPETAIAARVAQGLFGAAMVPQVFALIKSMFPASESQKAFGMAGPIMGAAVIGGPSLAGWLIGLDLFDTGWRMVFGINLPIGIAIVVLAAKLLPKDSGDAKAKLDIIGAGLASAASALLIYPLVQGREAGWPAWSFAMIAVSLILFGAFGLYQVRRAANGKDVLVIPSLFRKRAFNGGLVLGVLLMAAMAGVGLVMGLHLQLGLHFSPLAAAAAMIPFAVAMGGTMGFGDKLARFGRKTLLAGALLKASGVTILLVTLEQAGADLVWYQLIPGLMLSGIGAAMFMGRYFDSVMQGVEPQEIGSASGTLTSVQQLGASFGVAVLGTAFFGRFAGDLESLMDASRIALGLTVVVLVIGFAVGFTLPKQAATNSQPTT; encoded by the coding sequence GTGACTGTTATCGAAGCCCCCGAGCGACCGCAGACCCTCACCGAACCGGCGACCGCCGCCGAACCCGCCCCGTACCGGTGGCGCTGGGCGGCCCTGTCGGTGATCATGGCCGGAAGCGCCATGGAACTGCTCGACTCCAGCGTCACCTCGGTGGCCGGTCCGACCATGCAACGGGACCTGGGAGGCGGGGCCGGTCTGATCCAGTGGCTGACCGCCGCCTACACGCTGGCCATGGTCGGCGGCCTGCTGATCGGCGCCCGGCTGGGCGACATCTTCGGACGCCGCCGGATGTTCCTGCTCGGCGCGGTCGGATTCACGATCACGTCGCTCGCGGTGGCCGTCAGCGTCTCGCCCGAGACCGCGATCGCCGCGCGGGTCGCACAGGGACTGTTCGGCGCCGCGATGGTGCCGCAGGTGTTCGCGCTGATCAAGTCGATGTTCCCGGCCAGCGAATCGCAGAAGGCCTTCGGCATGGCCGGTCCGATCATGGGCGCGGCCGTCATCGGCGGGCCCAGCCTGGCGGGCTGGCTCATCGGGCTGGACCTGTTCGACACCGGCTGGCGGATGGTCTTCGGGATCAACCTGCCCATCGGCATCGCGATCGTCGTACTCGCCGCGAAACTGCTGCCCAAGGACTCCGGCGACGCCAAGGCCAAACTCGACATCATCGGTGCCGGACTGGCCTCGGCCGCCAGCGCGCTGCTGATCTACCCGCTGGTGCAGGGCCGCGAAGCCGGCTGGCCCGCGTGGTCGTTCGCGATGATCGCCGTCTCGCTGATCCTGTTCGGCGCCTTCGGCCTCTACCAGGTGCGGCGCGCCGCCAACGGCAAGGACGTCCTGGTCATCCCGAGCCTGTTCCGCAAACGCGCCTTCAACGGCGGCCTGGTCCTGGGCGTGCTGCTGATGGCCGCGATGGCCGGAGTCGGTCTGGTCATGGGCCTGCACCTCCAGCTGGGACTGCACTTCTCGCCGCTGGCCGCGGCGGCCGCGATGATCCCGTTCGCGGTGGCCATGGGCGGCACCATGGGCTTCGGCGACAAGCTGGCCCGGTTCGGACGCAAGACACTGCTGGCCGGAGCGCTGCTGAAGGCCAGCGGCGTGACGATCCTGCTGGTCACCCTGGAGCAGGCGGGCGCCGACCTGGTCTGGTACCAGCTGATCCCCGGCCTGATGCTGTCCGGTATCGGCGCGGCGATGTTCATGGGCCGCTACTTCGACTCGGTGATGCAGGGCGTCGAACCGCAGGAGATCGGTTCGGCCTCGGGCACCCTGACCTCGGTGCAGCAGCTGGGCGCGTCCTTCGGGGTGGCGGTGCTGGGAACCGCGTTCTTCGGCCGGTTCGCCGGAGACCTGGAAAGCCTCATGGACGCTTCCCGGATCGCGCTGGGCCTGACGGTCGTGGTGCTGGTGATCGGCTTCGCCGTCGGCTTCACCCTGCCGAAGCAGGCCGCGACCAACTCGCAGCCGACCACGTAG
- a CDS encoding winged helix DNA-binding domain-containing protein translates to MKTFDDRALNRARLHRQWLTERRDATPLETMEHLVGMQGQLGDPPYFQLWSRLNDFTTDDLSTLLEDRRAVRVVLMRGTIHLVSARDALTLRTLVQPYLSKTVFNGSEYGKRIQGVDPEALVEAGRRLLADKPLHVDELGAGLAEQFDGYAGGDLAYGLRGLMPLIQTPPRGVWGQGGGLTYASTGQWLGADPDTDWDAALDAAIPRYLAAYGPATIQDFQTWSSLTRTAPAFARLRDRLIVHRDAAGRELYDLPDIELPDLDGPLKPLLLGGFDNILLSHREREFVISKPAQKKVFRQNAMMKGTILIDGLVVGTWFTTLKKKTALLTFEPFESLSAKNRRYLEGEGERLLDFAAGTAETRTVEFT, encoded by the coding sequence ATGAAGACTTTCGACGACCGCGCCCTCAACCGAGCCCGGCTGCACCGTCAATGGCTGACCGAGCGCCGTGACGCCACTCCACTGGAGACGATGGAACACCTGGTGGGAATGCAGGGACAGCTGGGCGACCCGCCCTACTTCCAGCTGTGGAGCCGCCTGAACGACTTCACCACCGACGACCTGTCCACACTGCTCGAAGACCGCCGCGCCGTGCGGGTGGTGCTGATGCGCGGCACCATCCACCTGGTCTCGGCCCGCGACGCCCTGACACTGCGGACCCTGGTCCAGCCGTACCTGTCCAAGACCGTCTTCAACGGCAGCGAATACGGAAAACGCATCCAGGGCGTCGACCCCGAGGCACTGGTCGAAGCCGGACGGCGACTGCTGGCCGACAAACCCCTGCACGTGGACGAACTCGGTGCCGGACTGGCCGAACAGTTCGACGGCTACGCGGGCGGCGACCTGGCCTACGGGCTGCGCGGCCTGATGCCGCTGATCCAGACCCCGCCGCGCGGCGTGTGGGGGCAGGGCGGCGGCCTCACCTACGCCTCCACCGGGCAGTGGCTGGGCGCCGACCCCGACACCGACTGGGACGCCGCGCTGGACGCGGCGATCCCGCGCTACCTCGCCGCCTACGGCCCCGCGACCATTCAGGACTTCCAGACCTGGTCGAGCCTCACCCGCACCGCCCCGGCCTTCGCACGGCTGCGGGACCGGCTGATCGTCCACCGCGACGCGGCCGGCCGGGAACTGTACGACCTGCCCGACATCGAACTGCCCGACCTGGACGGACCGCTGAAACCCCTGCTGCTGGGCGGTTTCGACAACATCCTGCTGTCCCACAGGGAACGCGAGTTCGTGATCTCCAAACCCGCGCAGAAGAAGGTCTTCCGGCAGAACGCGATGATGAAGGGCACCATCCTCATCGACGGTCTCGTCGTCGGCACCTGGTTCACGACACTCAAGAAGAAGACCGCGCTTCTCACCTTCGAACCCTTCGAGTCCCTGTCGGCCAAGAACCGGCGGTACCTGGAGGGGGAAGGCGAGCGGCTGCTGGACTTCGCCGCCGGTACCGCCGAAACACGCACCGTCGAGTTCACCTGA